One Bacteroidota bacterium genomic window carries:
- a CDS encoding type II toxin-antitoxin system YafQ family toxin: MYQLVFTNKFRKDVKLLQKRGYDMNLLKNSIRKLEESGALPSENKPHKLAGEYSGYWEAHLKHDWLIIWKVFLNENEIWLTRTGTHSDLF, from the coding sequence ATGTATCAACTTGTTTTTACTAATAAGTTTAGGAAAGATGTTAAGCTTCTTCAAAAGAGAGGTTATGACATGAATTTGTTGAAAAATTCTATTAGAAAGCTTGAAGAATCAGGAGCACTTCCGAGTGAAAATAAACCACATAAATTAGCAGGAGAATATTCAGGCTATTGGGAGGCTCACTTAAAACACGATTGGCTGATTATTTGGAAAGTATTTCTTAATGAAAACGAAATTTGGCTGACTCGAACCGGCACACACTCTGACTTATTTTAA